The genomic segment AgttatttcttataattttagtgggagaaatatataatttaggGTTGTTCCAGATAATTTATATGATAATTGTTTGACTAAATGTTAAAATTAATTAGTTACATGCTATAAATGAATTTAAAATCATTGGAATGTTAAGTAATTTTTCAGTAGAAGGTTCTGTAACTTTTCAGTATTTTGCAgggaatttatgtatatagaaatatatatttatatttggacTATCCTTAATTCATAGTAGATTTTATAACAAGGTAAAGAGTCATAGACACCCAACAAAATAATATGATGAATAAGTGATATAGTGTAAAAGTTTAAACAAACTAATTACAAAATGTACTTGTTTAAGATGTTAGAAGGTTTTTCAAAGTCTCCTGAAGGAAATGCAGTCGAGATGTTGGCGTATTTACGAGAATGAACAAGAACTTGAAGTACAAAGACACAGACTGGCATGTTTGGGAGAGAAGGCAATGAGGAATTTTTAGACAAAATCAATTAACATTTATTcttagaggaagaagagtagtctCTGGATGAGAATCTCTTTAACAGTAGTATTAAGTAAAATGACTAAAAGTTGATTTTgagtaaaatttttttttttttttttaacttttctttccAAAACAGACAATATTCATGTTATCTCTATTATCCTTCAGTGCTGAACAGTGAATATATGATTCTTCGTGTCTGTAGTGAAGCTGTGTGTGATTTTGGCCAACAAAGGGTAAATTATTTGCTGTTGATTTGTCACATTTTTCCACAAATAGGTATTTCCTCaatgagagacaaaaagataatgataatacttacaaATGTACATTTAAAGACACTTCACCTGGCCTTactctctgtatatgtgtctggaattcttatttttataaagcTGCAACTGAATGTAAAGAGCACTTTGAGTTGAAAAAGGTCTCGTCTTTCTCAGATTGTGGGATAGCAAGGTGaatagtgttttatttatttgtatatgttaaaTGTtgtaagagacagaaggagagtgaATATAGTATGAcaaaagtatctatatatatgtaaagaaaatatatatatgtacacattgtgGGTAGTTGGGTAACTAGAACCACGGTCTCTTGGATGTAGAGGAGCTTGGGTTTGCTTCTATACCAGCATTTTTGGTGCCGAAATATAAACACAAAGTTTGTAGACTATAACTTGCAGTTAGGTAATTACTGTGTATGTTAGTTTTTTCTCCTCCTGTGTATGTATGGTGTCGTGCTGTAttacagctgatttttttttatgtccattgtttatttatttattttttatttatttttttcccctttatttttgttattattttgtttttttgtttctccaagatgtttgatatatatcattatctggAGAATTCCGTCTATATATCTGTGAAGCATGTGTTTTTCACTTACAGACAACACAGAGAGTGTGACATGGCATAAAACATGCTCAACCACAGTAGGTGCAAATGAGGGATAAGCAGCCCCGTAGAGACTAGCTAACTTACACGTTGTACATCTTGTCACACTGAGTGCAATTAACTGTAGTTCTTACCAGCTCTCATCTTTTCAGTCGATTGTAGATCACTGTTCAGCGGTCACATAGATATTACAGAACCCCCGATTTtgggaatccttttttttttttttttttttttttttttttttttttttttttttttttttttttttttttttccttttttctttattatgtatCAGTAATTGAATTTATAtgcttagatatatgtatgtatgtatgtatgtatttgtatatgtatatataaatatatatgtataagtatatatagatatatatataaatgtagatatacatatatatgtatatgtatatatgaatatatatggatatgtatatgtatatatagatatatgtgttaaaaaaaaaaaaaaaaaaaaaaaatatatatatatatatatatatatatatatatatatatatatatatatatatatatatatatatatatatatatatatctatatatatatatatatatatatatatatatatataaatgtacatattatataaatgtatatattatataaatgtatatattatgtatatgtatatattatgtatatgtatatattatgtatatgtatatattatgtatatatgtatatgtatatattatgtatatatgtatatgtatatattatgtatatatgtatatgtatatatgtatatgtatatattatgtatatatgtatatgtatatattatgtatatatgtatatgtatatattatgtatatatgtatatgtatatattatgtatagatgtatatgtatatgtatagatgtatatgtatatattatgtatatattatgtatatatgtatatattatgtatatgtatatattatgtatatgtatatattatgtatatgtatatattatgtatatgtatatattatttataatgtatatgtatatattatttatatgtatatatattatatatattatatatatatttatatatatatatatatatatatatatatatatatatatatatatataatgtatgtatgtatgtatgtatgtatacatacttacatacatgtatatgatatccCTTTCTCATGTGTCAGTCTTTATAGGTAATGATATTTCTGCTTTTTAGTGCCATATGTAACATTTCTTGTCTTCTGTGCCATTGAGTATAGGTTTTAATTTCGCAATTTCATATCTTTTACAGGGTTCAGACAATTCCATAAGTGTTCATGTattagtttgtttctttttttatctcattatctAACGAGTCAGTGCATGACTGATCAACAAAGTGTAACCAGGCTTTGAGGGCGTCTTTTTATTGGCCTCTGATGCTATGAACATGTTAATGGTCTTGAAATGTGCTTTCttggtatgataaaaaaaaatacatgatatGTGAGGTCTGGTAAGGTTGGCAATACTCATTGCATCAAATCTGGAGCAGTTtacatctttatttttgtatacattgCTTTTTATTCTGTAATGTATTTACCTACTGCAACAATTATATACAGGTTATACTGTACGACCGTATCATTGTGAAAGGtacagattaaaaaagaaaactgaatgaAGGCGTTTATTATATCCTGCTTTTTTTTGTGAAGTTAATATTGCACgagtaataaccataaaaattagaagaaagaatatatatttttcattgcaCTACCTAGTTTGTACAACACATGATAATAGAATCTCCGTCTTGAGAGTATTATTCATGTGTACACGTTATTCAAAAAGGAAATATGTATATGGCTAAGATACATAGTTTGAACCTctacatacaacacacaccatCTAATTTTTGTTGAATGATTGATTAACGAAACTGACCAACATCATGAGATCAGATGCAGTGTGACTATTTCAATAATCCAAGAAAGAATTACATGTACTATATCATCACCAAAATATAAATAGAAGATAATTATTACAAGCAACGCAAGGGAGAAAGAGTtaagcaaaaaatataaaatattaataaattaagAAACTATTCAGGCAATTGTGTAACCCTGGACGGTCAGGTGGCTATGATcattaattaaatgaaaaaaaaaatatatatatacatatacatatatatatatgtatatatatacatatgtacatatatatacatatatatatacatatatatacatatatatacatatatatatatacatatatatatatatatatatatatatatatatatacatatgtacatatatatatatatatatatatatatatatatatatatctatctatctacatatgtatatatatatatatatatatatatatatatctacatatgtatatatatatatatatatatatatatatatatatatatatatacatatttatatacatatatatatgtatgtatgtatatatatatgtatgtatatatgtatatatattatatgtatatatgtatatttattatatgtatatatatattatatatatatatatatatatatatatatatatatatatatattatattatatatatattatattaaattatagatatatatatatatatatatatattatattatatatatatatatatatacacatacatacatacatacatacatacatacatacatacatacatacatacgtatatatatgtgtgtgtgcgtgtgtgtgtcagagatcgtaatgataatgatagtaatgaggttattaataatgattatgaggaaaaaaattataatgattatgataatgaaatattattaataataatattattattgttattattaataaaatgctaacaattatgataataacactcatgatgatgatgataacaaaaatgataatgacaacaatatcaatggactgataatgatataataaaaacactaataatgattataatgataatatcaacaataacaacagtaataatgatgataataataaaaagtacattataatgataatagaaaatatgaataataataatgacaacaacgataatgataataacgataaactcCAATTTTGAATTTACGAAAAGCTTGGTCTGACAACcaccttttcattttttgtgtaggATTATCTCCAGTCGAGTGACCAGTTCTTTATGATTAGTTATTTTTTAGGGGATTTTGATCAACTAGAGCtcccattcatttatatatttcatgcatTGTGGTTCTATGTTGTCTAGAATTCAAGATCAAGTCATGATAGGATGTAGAGACCttatagttttttgttttgtttttatatacatattttgtgttCCTCATGAAGTAATTCTCGAATATTTGAATAAAGCATGATATACAAATCAATTGAAACAAGATAATACACATgccaaaaaaatatatgtacatatatatatatatatatatatatatatatatatatatatatatatatatatatatatatatatgtatatatatatatatatatatatatatatatatatatatatatatatatatatatatccaaacatctatttacgtatatatcatatgcaaATGTACATCATAATGATTGCAGATCTACTAACATCAATAAGCTGGCTCAACACTGTCATAATTttcgttattgtcattttaatgatgattattattaccagtatcattattattcattattatcaatatccttattatccttatcttatcattattatcatcatcatcatcatcactactattataattactattattattatcttcattattatcattatcattactactatcattatcattattattattactattattattattgccattattattattatcattattattattatcattattatcatcaccactttaACATCACTTccaactttttttaaaaattcataaCAATATgcaagagaataaaaacaaaacgaaataagaagataaaatcaTTAAACCTGTTTTAAAAAATGAACCATTAAACGTGTCCGAgaaaatatttcaataaatcATATCTAAAAATCAATAAATCACAATATATGTTAAACAGCAGTtcagtaaaacgaaaaaaaaaaaacgacacaggAAAATAAATACCcttctaaaaaaagagagagagagagagagaaagaaaatgtaaataaataacgaaaaaactTCAAAACCGATGAAAGTTTTGACTCATTCTCGGCAAcagaatttctttttcttgtcctcaCTGTGGAGTTCGAGAGCCGTGCTGGTGGCCAAGTCGTGTTCCTGCTGAGTGGCCAAAAGAGCAGCTAAATGCTTGATAGATTCTTGCACTCCGTTGCCCGAGGCTGCACTCACCTCGTACATCAAGCAGTTGTGGCCCTGGAAGAGCAAAAAGATTCGTTTTAAAAACTACAACTGCACTTGAAACCTGTAcatgtaaagaaaggaaagaaacaatgcAATTGAAAATcacgggtattttttttttttttttttttttttttttttttttactttgtaccCACGGTCTTTATGTGTTATATATCTGTGAATGGCAAGTGGCTCTTATCCTTGTTACTAACATGCTTCTAGGAATTTGTCCTTCCATCCACATCTTGCATGGATAAAATTCCTTCCCAGgttttaaagaaaaatatacgttCATAGTCTTTTTTGCGTATGAATTAGTCGCATTATTAAATTTCTCATTATTTGATTACTCTCGTTAAGAGAATATTAGATATAATTAGAGAAATTTCTGCTTTCCTAGAGgctcgaacccccccccccccttggacaTTACAGACGCCCCTAGGTTAAAAAAAACCACTACGCTAGGCGATGCTAGTACAAAATACATACGAAGCAATCAGTAATTTCACACTTAGTTGCCTTactcacactccctcccacaAATAACCGACAAAAACTAAATTAACAAAGACCAGCAACTAACCCTAATCATCTTGTAGGCGGTGTCTTTCGGAACTCGCCGCGCAGCCGCCAGGTCGCACTTGTTGCCCAGCACGGCCACGCTCACGTCAGCTCCTGCTGTTTCCTGCAGGGAGGGGGTGTTGCTATGAACTGAGCAGAAATGATGGTACTGTTTttaattatcaatctatctctctctctctctctctctctctctctctctctctctctctctctctttctctctctctctctctctctctctctctctctctctttctctctctgtctctttgtctatgtctgtctgtctgtctctgtctgtctgtctgtctgtctgtctctctctctctctctctctctctctctctctctctctctctctctctttctttctttctctctctttatctctctctctctctccctctcccccccccccccccctctctctctctctctctctctctctctctctctctctctctctctctctctctctctctctctctctctctctctctctctctctctctctctctctctctctctctctctctctctctctctctctcatgcagacATTCCGTTCGTTCTTTTCCCTTTACCTTCACGGACGTAAGCCAGTCGTTGACACTAAGAAAAGATTGTTCGTTCGTGACGTCATACATCACCACGACGCCGTCAGCTTTCCTGAGGAGCAAACAAGGTCAGGTTAACCTCCATTTCATCCCATTCCGTTATAATCTTCAGTTCAATTTCCATTCGTGTTGGTACAAAATTGACCAGTTAAGTCAAGCAAAGAGGATGACGCCAGTACTACAGATTAGAAGAGAAAGTTTATTAAATTTATGGcagttataaatttatatattggcGTAGATAGTTATAAAAGAGCAAGGATAAAACTGGTAACCCTAAACACCTGTAGCTAATTTTGTATGAAAACAATGGTTATGAACGCGATAACGTCAAAGCACACTTGTAAGGCATTTTTCTAGTTACAACATACCAATGTCATAACTACTTGTAATACCTGGAATCGGAAGGGGAAGTAAATACAATATCAACGTTAAAATCACATataaaattatctaaaaaaaacatGTAGACACGCGAAATAAAATAGTTATTATATTTGGAACATGTGgggaatagtaataacattgataacattaGAAACACCTGCAGTATATAACATATCACCGGTCGGTAAGtactgataaaaatataatgataatactaaataaataaccATCAAACTCACCAAGCAGGCAagggatcattatgataatgtcaGTTTCAAATATTTAGAACAGAGAAAGTTGCTTAAAGGCTTGTAAGGCCCTTTTAAGGTAATAaacagatgataatcataatggcagtTTCTCAGCTCTCGAACAAACACAAAAGGGCCGTAGAGAGCTAAATTCGTTTCCTTTGATTATGCATATTAACTTTTAAAGTAAATTCGTAGTTTTTTCCAATGAGGAAATGCAATATACTTAAatagttttgttgtgttttgccTTCTAAATATTTTTAAACTCAGCAGTGAACGGACAAACGGATAAAACTTAATAAGGTTAACCTACATAACCTAGGCCTTGGGGTCCTTAATCGTTTCTATAGGTACAGATAAATTTCTCTAATGATAATGTCAAATCTAATAACCTAACTGATCTTATAAGACcatggaagagagaaatatgataataataatgtaaaaatatcaCCTGAAACCACGAAGGGATCATTACGATAAAATTAAACTCTAACCTGTAATACTGCCGAGTGATGGACCGGAAGCGTTCCTGACCGGCCGTGTCCCAGAGCTGCAACACCGCCCTCACGCCGCCCACTATCACTTCCAAGACACGGTAATCCACGCCCACAGTGCACCCAAAGTCTCCCCTGAACTCTCCCGTGCACGCCCTAGGATGGGGGGTAAGGACCAGGGAGGGAATATGTAAAGCTAGGCTATTTTGTTTTCAAATGTTAGATTTTCAGAATTTAAAAATGGCCATTACACATATAGTATTACAAGCGTGCACAGAAGCAGACTTATAAAACGTCTACCGATAATAATAAccccatatatacatgcatgctcgctctctctctctctctctctctctctctctctctctctctctctctctctctctctctctctctctctctctctcctctctttctctctttctccctccctccctccctctctcttccacacgcccacacgtcctctccctccttcccttcctccctcaaccccgttatcctcttcctcactctccctcacctgtGGATATAGGAGGTCTTCCCCACTCCGGAGTCGCCAATGAGGACGACTTTGAACATCCGAGGAGGACCAGGAACAGGAGGGGGTAtcgccattttcttttctttcttcgttctttcttcttctttggcctTTTCTTCTATTGCTTCTTTTCCGTCCGCAGCGGTCAGTGACGTCACGAGGGCGTTgacttcgttgttgtttttttctttcttgtgatcCTTGTTGtgaatgatgggggggggggtagataaagGTGACGGTGTGATTCTCATTGATTTATCATTTGGTTTTAACTGTTGTCTTTTTAATATGAGTAAGGAATGTATGGCGATATGTCCATCTATGTTGATTTGTTGGTCATGCATCAGATTAATTCCTGTGATTTTATGGGAAGTTAGAAATGCttataattacacacaaacacgcacacatacactcacacacatacacgaacacgcatacacacatacaagaacacgcatacacacatacacacgaacacgcatacacacacgtacacgaacacgcatacacacacatacacgcatacacacacatacacgaacacgcatacacacacatacacgaacacgcatacacacatacaagaacacgcatacacacatacacatacatacaagaacacgcacacacacacacacacacacacacccacacacacgaacatgcatacacacacacacacgaacacgcatacagacacatacaagaacacgcatacacacacatacacacacacacacgaccacacatacacacacactaacacgcatacacacatacacatacatacacgaacacgcacacacacacacacacacgaacacacaaaagagaaatagGGATGTACCCACCACACTGTCCGccactctcctcccatcctcgccCATAAAAGCTGAAAACCTCGAAAGCTGAGATTCTGAATGATGGAAAACCAGACACTCTGGACTTCCTTTGATATAAcattctccttcgttcttccttccttcctgctccatttcctccctcagcGCTTCTTCCTGGCCTTCTGAAACGAACCGTCTGCCCTCGAGGGTGAAGGCTGGCCTCATGCAGTGCAGCTTGAGGTGCTGCGTCACTCTCGGTCCGAGTACCTGCAGGTTGAGGATCCGCGTTGGTCGAGTGTCGTCGTCGGCGTCGTCTTCGTCGCGACTGTTTCCTCGGTGGTTCTTGTCGCTGCCGTTGCTGTGGCTGTACtcgttgtggttgttgctggtgttgtcgTCGGCTCTGTTGCAGTCAGTCTCGTCGTCCTCATCGCATTGTCTTCCGCCAGACGAGGGTTTACAGTCTCGCGCTCCGTCGCCCCGGGAGAGGCCGCTCGATTTCGGTGTCTCAGAACTTCCACATCCTCTGCCGGCTTCGGAGTCTGGTTCCGCTGGCTCTTCACAGTCTCCAGCGCCGCACTTCTTCAGTCCGTTCACCCCTGTACACACCGCGCTGGCGCTGATGTCACGTGGAATTCCGTCTCTATCGGTATGGTTTTGGCATGAGAGTCCACATGACCCGGCACCAGACCCCTTCGCACCTCCGTGACCCGATGTGCACTCGGATCCCGATCCAACTGCACTTGAACACGCATCGGAAGCCCCAGCGAGGTCAACAATTTGCCTCCTGACGACGCGGGAGCTGCCGTCTCCATCCCCGGTCTCAAAGAACTGCACTTCAAGCTCGTCCGAAAACCGAACGCCGAGGCTGCTGTGCCTGGTTCGGGGCGGGGTGCCCTGCGGGGGTTTCTGGTGGCTGGCGGGGGTGCGCGTGAGAAGAGGGTGGGCGGGGACGGTGGGAggcgggtgggcggggatggtggGAGGCGAGTGGGCTTCGGGCAAGGAGGAGCGACGGCCCGGGTGGTAGATGAGGATGGTGGCGGAGTGCTGGGAGCTCACGGAGGACTGGCTGTCGCGCCTGgacggaagaagaagggagaaggaggacagagacagatagggagagagatcgaaaggaaatgagggggggggggggggtagtaagaaagagagaaatataggagacagggagagagagagggagggagggagacagagcgagagagacaggcagacagacagagacagaga from the Penaeus vannamei isolate JL-2024 chromosome 33, ASM4276789v1, whole genome shotgun sequence genome contains:
- the LOC113825044 gene encoding uncharacterized protein isoform X3, which encodes MRTRSRMTPQISPRNSWTISWTDSPSRTWRAMVLEAVWRQVCGARAGVEEVEDGGEGGGGGGGGGGGDISPSHGAGLGRLVVALMQELTRMKQEHTRLEAALAAKADDYNKQVSKLYEELECQISGERSKVALEHSQKEARALASLETEVAEREAALRSLEEEQLKMRQRLEQVLAAETAARSENSFLSQHVEKLEADLNRREFEVQELQSALDALKHRTKEEKRRRAHQAFKVTEGIARERESLVSQLDLLRSINTKLRDEQDQAGGPHNHLRRRCREGGGGLGSSGSSSSASTPTSTNGLPGNSNAPPQHTTEGGVKVEMTPPTDTRPIPPSHLPLVPNPAHCLSLPPGAWSPSNRSSDCEHDEDYFNNVAIGVGPPMPLLESTTPLEQSLLQELLEQPVLCASCGGTNPAAMGAVGVNCRSSVAPTHALLHRKDSMTQTPSPTSSSSSPPRLPPTPAPRRIDSFSNTVSTEKEKDEEEEEGEEKEENGKLEVGVDGRCLCERRDSQSSVSSQHSATILIYHPGRRSSLPEAHSPPTIPAHPPPTVPAHPLLTRTPASHQKPPQGTPPRTRHSSLGVRFSDELEVQFFETGDGDGSSRVVRRQIVDLAGASDACSSAVGSGSECTSGHGGAKGSGAGSCGLSCQNHTDRDGIPRDISASAVCTGVNGLKKCGAGDCEEPAEPDSEAGRGCGSSETPKSSGLSRGDGARDCKPSSGGRQCDEDDETDCNRADDNTSNNHNEYSHSNGSDKNHRGNSRDEDDADDDTRPTRILNLQVLGPRVTQHLKLHCMRPAFTLEGRRFVSEGQEEALREEMEQEGRKNEGECYIKGSPECLVFHHSESQLSRFSAFMGEDGRRVADSVDHKKEKNNNEVNALVTSLTAADGKEAIEEKAKEEERTKKEKKMAIPPPVPGPPRMFKVVLIGDSGVGKTSYIHRACTGEFRGDFGCTVGVDYRVLEVIVGGVRAVLQLWDTAGQERFRSITRQYYRKADGVVVMYDVTNEQSFLSVNDWLTSVKETAGADVSVAVLGNKCDLAAARRVPKDTAYKMIRGHNCLMYEVSAASGNGVQESIKHLAALLATQQEHDLATSTALELHSEDKKKKFCCRE